Part of the Pyxidicoccus trucidator genome, TACATGGAGCAGAAGGAGAAGGACAAAACAGACAACGTGCGCGAGGCGTTCATCTACCGGCGGGACGCGGACGACAAGCTGATGATCCTCTTCAGCAAGCCCAAGACGGAGGCGGGCAAGGGCTACCTGCGGATGGACAAGAACCTCTGGAGCTACGACCCCAACGTGGGCAAGTGGGAGCGCCGCACCGAGCGCGAGCGCATCGCCGGCACCGACAGCCGACGCGCCGACTTCGACGAGTC contains:
- a CDS encoding outer membrane lipoprotein-sorting protein, whose translation is YMEQKEKDKTDNVREAFIYRRDADDKLMILFSKPKTEAGKGYLRMDKNLWSYDPNVGKWERRTERERIAGTDSRRADFDESRLAEEFDPTYEGEAKLGKFTAHKLLLKVKPNVDVAYPLVKMWIDKDTNNILKREDYALSGRL